GGGGCTTGGGTAGGTGTGGCATTTGAGGTGGTGTCCGGTGCAACGGTGGACGAAGTCACGTCTGGGAGACTGGTGGTCATGTCCATTACAGTGGTCATACCCTCTGGCATCATGGTGGTGGAGCCCATGTCAGGGTTCACATCCGTCACAGGTGGTGCCACTGTAATATTGGCTGATGGTGTGGATACCATTGTGGTGCAGTTTCCTGTCGCATTGTCACAAGGCGGCGACATGGTGCCAGTGGCTAATGGTGTAGATGCTGTCGTGGTGCAGGTTTTTGTTGCGTTGTCACAAGGCGGTGACACTGTACTTGTTATTAATGGTGTGGATGCTGTCATGTTGCAGTTTTCTGTTGTGTTGTCACAAGGTGGCGAGACTGGACCACTGGTTAATGGTGTGGGTGCAGTTGTGGTGCAGTTCTCTATACTGTTATCACAAGGCGGTGCACTGGTCTCAAATTCAGGTGTCCCGGGGTTATTCAAGGTTGTCACCTCTAAGGCTGCGGTGGTTTTATCGGAGCCAGATGCCTGTGTGGTTCCATCTGCTTCAGTTTTCGATGCCTGTGTTGTTACAACTGTTTCTGTTCCAGGCACATTTGTGGTCATCGAAGCAGTGGTTCCATCCACATTGCTTGTGGAAAGTAAGAATGCTGTAGAAGcaagcaaaaatgaaattacaaaaaaaaatgcaaatactTATGATCTAAAACAAGATGGTTCACGAACCACGAGTCTCGCCTGATTTCGCAATCAATGAAATATACGTCTACATGCatgatcttttgacccctaaatgacttttgacctcatcatcctcatgaacACATAGTATTATATAGGATCATTTGTGCCAGGTGTAAAAtacaattgatgcagaaatacactgtaaataaataaatgagaacACGTTAAAAAAATTACCTCTTAACACCTCCGTGCATGTAGTTCATTATAAAGCATGAagcaaattattatttcttaaccctaaatagactgggctattttgacgcCTAAGAATGATCTCGGCCATCGATCGCACGATCGCGAagaaaattatgctaatttatgcgtaaaatcataagtttgctctaattaataaaataatgcccctgaaatgctgatttttgtttcacatactctagatacatgtaggcacctgatcaaatctatttttaaaaatttcaacatcacatttattttcttatgtattctattgttttctaaatttcttatgtatttatttgtttttcgactttttgttttttattgtcttttcaatggaaattgtcggggacttcattttgaccataaaaagataaaattaattgattttaagcagtaaaaggaaaagtaatgatacatttatgaattttggctaaaaacacttcttgcattggatttgtacacaaattcacatttttgagtaattttgggtctgcatgcacttacaaaatgttgcgtaatttccgaaccacgtacccgggggtcacaattttggtctcaaaagtttcGCGagatatagagaaaaatcagactagcacaatgctgaaaatttcatcaaaatcggatgtaaaataagaaagttttggcatttcaaagtttcgcttatttttaacaaaatagttatatgaatgagccagttacatccaaatgagagagtcgaagatgtcactcactcactacatgtatttcttttgttttttattgtttgaattctacaatatttcaaattttacgaattcgatgattaggacctccttgcctgaagcacaaaatgttaaaataatggaattccacgtgttcagcgaggaatgaaacttcatttcacatgacaatgaagagaaaatcaaaatatttcatatttcatataataaaatacaaagaaatagtgagtgagtgatgtcatcaattccctcttttgcataccgactgagatgtgcatataactgttttgtgaaattaagggaaactttataatgtcataactttcttattttacatccgattttgatgaaattttcagtgttatgcttgttaaattttagATTGTTAAATTTTAGAttgttattcaaatcaagtttttgttggggtggacttgtcctttaagtacatgtactgtattgcatatcaaaatttgattataaccCCTACTTGGAGTACATGTGCATtactatcattttcaaaaacACTGATACATATGTTTACACTATTACATGTAATCCAGGTTTAAAATTCCTAGGTCGGATTAATGAGTTGAAAATGAGGGCAAAATCAGTCAAATGCCATCGTCCTAATTGAATCAGAGCCGCGTCTTTCATGCAGGAATCCTGCATCGCGCATTTCATTGGGTAGTGTCCCATTTCATCACACAAATAGAGAAAGCAGCACAGGGAatatggtgtagtggttctgactcttgccttgtaatcagagggtcgtgtgttcgaatcccaccatggcctagtgTCCTTTATCAAGGCGCCATcggtcaatccacactttgccactctcacccaagTGCTAATTTGGTACcagtaggaaacaaccgtcattgtggttggttaagtgtgcacctacatgtacatgtaacaggctgcttggaatgctatgaatccagtgaccgggtaataataattctGAAGTGCTTTGAgtagtcgtagattgataaagcgctatataaatgtcaattattatattattatttatggcTGAATTCTAGCTGAATGATGCGGTGCAGACTAGTGCCTAATGGGTCATTGAATTCAAAAATGCTTAAACACGCCTAAAGTGTATTGAACAGACGTGACAGTTTTGTTAATTCTGTAGGTCTTATTTTGGTCCATTCTTTACGATAGACTACTATAAAATCAATTCTGAATTGATTTTATAGTAAATTTTCCAAACTTGCCATCGTAGAACATaccttttttattaatttattacagatttttttccatatttattTACTCATGCATGTTCGCAACATACTTAAAagtatataaaacatgaaaagtaCATACTGTGATGAACATACAAAGGTGCAACAACATACATATTAAGGCTAGCTTTATAGAGCTTGATTGGGTGAAGCAcctttgaattttatttgtatcactttaaaaacaaattcaaaaaaataaaatgagagtaaaaaaaacaaaacaaaaaaaaatgaaattggaagAAAGGTAATAAATATAAGAACAGAAAAGGTGAAGACTGccttgaaaatgaacaaaagtttCAACTTGTTATAAATATGGAAATAGTAAATTTAACGAAGTTCAATTATGAATTCTTCAGTtatgaaaaaagagagaaaatatttAAGACAATTTATGTAAGAtaagttatgtacatgtactacatgtagatttacAATTCTAAGGGAATATTTTTATGGGAGTATCAGATTCTTACCTGCAAGCAGCAGGATGTATGATATTGAAGAGTACTTCATGTTGGTACTGCCTATCTTTCTCCAAGATGCAGCGTCCAGTGATACTTAGAAGGATGTTCCGAGGTATATCCAGTGATATTCAACAGGTTTCTTGGTGTTATATCCAATGATAGCAAGGACCACAGTGGTATATCCAACAATATTCAACAGTAATCCACTTTCTGGTCAAGAATCTAggaacatgcaaaaaaaaatgaaaaaaataaatatatttttggagactaacTTCACTGTATGTGACTTTGGATGacagaaaaacagaaaataatgaagGGAAACATATAAACCAAAACgtctttctacatgtacatgtaattcatgcAAGTTAGAATAATGATGTCTATTACTAAAATGTTGCTTGCTTTAAATGTAATTTCAGTTATCTCAGTgcatacaaagtacatgtattttgcctTCATGATAACCTTGATTAGTACCCTATCGGATGTTGTCTTGATAAGAGTCTGTACGTCATATTTGCATAAGAATGCAATCGGTCAAGATGTTCATGCAACCATGATTTTGAAGGTCACAACATATGTCCAAAACTCTAATCACATGTGGACATTAGACGGGTACCCCATGGATATCAAGTTCTAATATTTTACAGTATTTTattagttttagctttcttcctctggtttctttctatctttctttccttctttcttttcaatcattctttgtttcttcctctcttctttcattttctttgtgtactgtctttcttttttaatttccttttttttatttgttctttcattctttctatacttaaaaaaatatctttctgtatttctttttctctttctttctttctttctttctttaattctttctttcctccttttacctattctttccttcatttttgttactttctttcagccctttctctctttctttccttcattacttcctttcttctgtcttttgttctttcctttttcccttcGTTCAATCTATCCTTATAccatttcttccttttttcttttattaattcattccttcctttctttgtctctcaagtctttttttctgactttcatatattcatttactttttctttttttatattgcttgcttgcttccttccttccttcccatCCTTCCATCTAtatctatttctttccttcatttttttccttctatcatttaaccttttctttatttcttcattaattcctttcttccttctttcaatccttcctccctctcttttttcccttctttccatctctccttttaccctttctgtattttttgcttcttctttcttgcCTTCACTACTTtctcttttgttctttatttcttgtttcatttctttccttctttcctttattttttcttttgttctttctttcctttccttctttcttttttccttccttcacatctattCTTCCTTtacctcttctttctttcttccttccttttattttttctttccttttttttctttttgtctttcattccttcattttttttggtggggggggggtaacaaggacagcaaaataaatttgcgccttttataaaaaaatgttttctctatattttaggaccagtagattttaggttaggaccagtaaaaagaaaaaaaaactgggtATCAACTGGtctgacatgaataggttggaccagtagaaaaaaagggttagtgtggagccctgatgtatatgccattttttttatattccctGCATAATTGAGaacaaaatacatttgaaatatGTTGATAAGTTGCACCACATTATACCCTGTTTGAGCATGTCACATTTTGGTGTCctaaaatgctcaaattgaCTATTTTCCCCACAAAATGTCTTGTAAAATTAAAAAGACTTTGCCTTAGGGCATTATTTTATCTGTACTATCTCTAAATCTTGATATGGATCTCTTAAAAAATCAACACATTTGAccttaaaatacatgtatatgaaatatataacagGTGTATCAGAAATATGAATCATTCTGATTtcctcgtcattgtcatgtgaaatgaagtttcattcctccctgaacatgtggaattccagtattttaacatttt
This region of Lytechinus variegatus isolate NC3 chromosome 18, Lvar_3.0, whole genome shotgun sequence genomic DNA includes:
- the LOC121431581 gene encoding mucin-2-like isoform X1, with product MKYSSISYILLLAAFLLSTSNVDGTTASMTTNVPGTETVVTTQASKTEADGTTQASGSDKTTAALEVTTLNNPGTPEFETSAPPCDNSIENCTTTAPTPLTSGPVSPPCDNTTENCNMTASTPLITSTVSPPCDNATKTCTTTASTPLATGTMSPPCDNATGNCTTMVSTPSANITVAPPVTDVNPDMGSTTMMPEGMTTVMDMTTSLPDVTSSTVAPDTTSNATPTQAPGTSERTQQPMKTSTAKPTESPKPADKTTEPAKLPTTGASTTKSGEPEKMPHHGNSSVVVGLVVTALLLVLIGGVVIFIRQRRLRNSYGRLNEETEDSGWSAFSKNPIYRGDRNEPYL
- the LOC121431581 gene encoding mucin-2-like isoform X2 — its product is MKYSSISYILLLAAFLLSTSNVDGTTASMTTNVPGTETVVTTQASKTEADGTTQASGSDKTTAALEVTTLNNPGTPEFETSAPPCDNSIENCTTTAPTPLTSGPVSPPCDNTTENCNMTASTPLITSTVSPPCDNATKTCTTTASTPLATGTMSPPCDNATGNCTTMVSTPSANITVAPPVTDVNPDMGSTTMMPEGMTTVMDMTTSLPDVTSSTVAPDTTSNATPTQAPGTSERTQQPMKTSTAKPTESPKPADKTTEPAKLPTTGASTTKSGEPEKMPHHGNSSVVVGLVVTALLLVLIGGVVIFIRQRRLRNSYGRLNEETEDSGWSAFSKNPIYRGDRDYQLL